A section of the Virgibacillus sp. NKC19-3 genome encodes:
- the allB gene encoding allantoinase AllB, translating into MTYDLIITGGNVVFHDGIRSVDIGIKDEKIAAIAQDLSGDVGEIIDASGQYVMPGMVDTHVHISEPGRTEWEGFETGSRALAAGGTTSYVEMPLNALPATTNKEALDLKLEAGKDKNYVDYAFYGGLVPDNLDNLKEMADAGVLAFKCFISNCGSDIQGDFTNVDDYTLYKGMQTLAELDQLLCIHAENSTIPDKLAEEMESEGKTTAVDYVNSRPIFTEVEAVQRALLFAKETGCKLHLVHISTSEAIQVILRARAEGVNVTLESCPHYLALSVEDLEEIGPRAKCQPPLRKKEDQERLWGELLAGNIDWLASDHSPCTEDLKEGNIFEAWGGISGAQNNVDLMFDLAVKQRGVPVSKFVDLIATTPAERFNLPNKGEIAVSKDADIILVDPNNSYTLKREDLYYKNKHSAYEGRKIDCRVTKTIVRGNIVFDVDEGIIGRPKGKLISAGK; encoded by the coding sequence ATGACATATGATTTAATAATTACGGGTGGAAATGTTGTTTTTCATGACGGTATACGTAGCGTGGATATTGGAATTAAAGATGAAAAAATTGCTGCTATTGCCCAGGATCTTTCCGGAGATGTAGGAGAGATCATTGATGCAAGTGGTCAGTACGTTATGCCTGGAATGGTTGATACCCATGTTCACATCTCAGAACCAGGCCGCACCGAATGGGAAGGCTTTGAAACAGGATCAAGGGCGTTGGCAGCAGGAGGAACGACTAGTTATGTCGAAATGCCGCTTAATGCTTTGCCGGCAACGACCAATAAGGAAGCACTTGATCTTAAATTGGAAGCAGGAAAAGATAAAAACTATGTGGATTATGCTTTCTACGGTGGGCTTGTTCCGGATAATCTTGATAATTTGAAAGAAATGGCTGATGCAGGAGTGCTTGCCTTTAAATGTTTTATTTCTAATTGTGGCAGTGATATTCAAGGCGATTTTACCAATGTTGATGATTATACCCTATATAAAGGGATGCAAACGTTAGCAGAACTTGATCAATTACTGTGTATCCATGCCGAGAATTCGACCATTCCAGATAAGCTTGCGGAGGAAATGGAAAGCGAAGGTAAAACGACTGCAGTGGATTATGTCAATTCACGTCCTATATTTACAGAAGTGGAAGCTGTGCAACGTGCGTTGTTGTTTGCCAAAGAGACAGGTTGTAAATTACACTTGGTGCATATTAGTACATCTGAAGCTATTCAAGTCATTTTGAGAGCTCGTGCAGAAGGTGTGAATGTGACACTTGAATCATGTCCTCACTATTTAGCGTTGAGTGTGGAAGACTTAGAGGAAATAGGTCCTAGAGCGAAATGTCAACCGCCTCTAAGAAAGAAAGAAGATCAAGAAAGACTATGGGGTGAATTATTAGCAGGCAATATTGATTGGTTAGCATCGGACCACTCGCCTTGTACAGAAGACCTGAAAGAAGGTAATATTTTTGAAGCATGGGGCGGTATAAGCGGGGCACAAAATAATGTTGACCTTATGTTTGATTTAGCAGTAAAACAACGGGGGGTGCCTGTAAGTAAATTTGTTGATTTAATTGCAACAACTCCAGCCGAGCGGTTTAACCTGCCAAATAAAGGAGAAATTGCAGTTTCTAAAGATGCGGATATTATACTGGTGGATCCTAATAACTCTTATACGTTGAAAAGAGAAGATCTATACTATAAAAATAAACATAGTGCATACGAAGGCAGAAAAATTGATTGTCGTGTGACGAAGACGATTGTTCGAGGAAATATCGTTTTCGATGTAGATGAAGGTATCATTGGAAGGCCTAAAGGGAAGTTAATTTCTGCAGGCAAATAA
- a CDS encoding sugar kinase, protein MDVVTLGETMVLFTPEISGYMRYAGNFSTKVAGAESNLAIGLARLGHNSSWVSRLGDDEFGKKILSFIRGEGVDVSRVSYSPSASTGLYFKEMITDDEVRVQYYRKDSAASRMKPSDLHETHIKNAKYLHLTGITPALSESCYETVMKAIEIATSSGVTVVFDPNLRRKLWPEDHAQEVLLEIAAKADIVLPGLDEGQFLFGDLDAETTARHFFEHGPSLVVLKLGAEGAYYYSDKEQGRVAGFPVHRVVDPVGAGDGFAAGLLSGLLDSLSLEKAVERAAAVGALVTMVKGDVEGLPDRSRLNAFIEGKHREGVNR, encoded by the coding sequence ATGGATGTTGTCACACTGGGTGAAACGATGGTGCTGTTTACACCAGAGATTTCGGGTTATATGAGATATGCTGGTAATTTTTCTACAAAAGTGGCAGGTGCAGAATCAAATCTTGCCATTGGACTTGCACGACTTGGGCACAATTCTTCCTGGGTTAGTCGACTTGGGGATGATGAGTTTGGTAAGAAGATTTTATCATTTATCCGTGGTGAAGGTGTTGATGTTAGTAGGGTATCCTATAGTCCCTCGGCATCAACAGGGCTTTACTTTAAGGAAATGATAACAGATGATGAGGTTCGAGTTCAGTATTATCGAAAGGATTCGGCCGCAAGTCGCATGAAACCTTCCGACTTGCATGAAACGCATATTAAGAACGCAAAATATTTACATCTTACCGGTATCACACCAGCCCTAAGTGAAAGTTGTTATGAAACAGTGATGAAAGCCATTGAGATAGCGACAAGCTCTGGAGTGACCGTTGTATTTGATCCAAATTTACGACGGAAATTGTGGCCAGAAGACCATGCACAAGAAGTGTTGCTTGAAATTGCGGCAAAGGCGGATATTGTATTGCCCGGTTTAGATGAAGGGCAATTCCTTTTTGGGGATCTTGATGCTGAAACAACGGCAAGACATTTTTTTGAACATGGGCCATCGCTTGTTGTATTAAAATTGGGAGCTGAAGGAGCGTATTATTATTCAGATAAAGAACAAGGGCGTGTTGCAGGATTTCCTGTACATCGGGTAGTCGATCCGGTTGGTGCCGGTGATGGATTTGCTGCAGGATTGTTGTCAGGCCTGTTGGATAGTCTTTCTCTTGAAAAAGCAGTTGAACGAGCTGCTGCTGTGGGGGCTTTAGTGACAATGGTTAAGGGAGATGTTGAGGGGTTACCAGATCGATCCCGGTTGAATGCTTTTATTGAAGGAAAACATAGAGAGGGTGTCAATCGATAA
- a CDS encoding Zn-dependent hydrolase: MINKERLKKRLLQLGEIGKQTSGGVTRLAFSKEDREGLELISSYMKEAGLEVRQDAAGNLIGRKEGQNPNASVVITGSHSDTVYEGGVYDGALGVIGAIEATQSIAEQGIVTEHPIEVVAYRDEEGVRFSGGFSGAAATVGNFRPEVLNYVDDQGVTVAEALEIEGLDPQRINEAARKEGSAKAHIELHIEQGKVLEGKNCSVGVVTGICCSSRLRVKLVGEAGHAGTTPMDIRHDPLVSAAEIIQVIQKEANSTGTTVGTVGRLKVHPGGANVIPGMVEFSIDLRDLSREIRDEVEKKVLKQAKEICHKNGIEMKIDVWRKNIPKPCSNYVQKVINNSCEKLDIDALSLSSGAGHDSGNFVDFCEQGMGMIFIRSKDGISHNPAEWSSMEDCADGTEVLYHTILDLAVPVQIE, translated from the coding sequence ATCATCAACAAAGAAAGGCTAAAAAAACGTTTATTACAACTTGGAGAAATTGGTAAGCAGACATCGGGCGGCGTTACCCGTTTGGCTTTTTCAAAAGAAGACAGAGAGGGACTGGAGCTTATCTCTTCCTATATGAAAGAAGCCGGATTGGAAGTTCGTCAAGATGCTGCAGGAAACCTTATTGGACGGAAAGAGGGGCAGAATCCGAATGCTTCGGTTGTCATCACAGGCTCGCACAGCGACACTGTCTATGAAGGGGGAGTCTATGATGGAGCTTTGGGAGTTATAGGCGCTATTGAGGCTACCCAGTCAATAGCAGAACAGGGGATTGTGACTGAACATCCGATTGAGGTCGTTGCCTACAGGGATGAAGAAGGAGTGCGTTTTTCCGGCGGATTTTCGGGAGCAGCTGCAACTGTTGGAAACTTTAGGCCCGAAGTCCTCAATTATGTGGATGATCAAGGAGTAACTGTTGCTGAGGCTTTAGAGATCGAGGGGCTGGATCCGCAGCGGATTAACGAAGCTGCCCGTAAGGAAGGTTCTGCGAAAGCTCATATTGAGCTTCACATCGAACAGGGCAAAGTACTGGAAGGTAAGAATTGCTCAGTTGGAGTTGTCACTGGAATATGTTGTTCTTCAAGGCTTAGAGTTAAGTTGGTTGGGGAAGCAGGCCATGCCGGCACGACGCCCATGGATATCAGGCATGATCCACTTGTATCTGCAGCTGAAATCATACAGGTAATTCAAAAAGAAGCTAATTCTACGGGAACCACAGTGGGTACGGTAGGAAGATTGAAAGTGCACCCAGGAGGGGCCAACGTTATTCCTGGGATGGTGGAATTTTCGATCGACCTGCGTGACTTAAGTAGGGAAATTCGCGATGAGGTGGAAAAAAAGGTTTTAAAACAAGCGAAGGAAATTTGCCATAAAAATGGAATTGAAATGAAAATAGATGTTTGGCGTAAAAATATACCAAAGCCATGTTCTAATTATGTGCAAAAGGTTATTAATAATTCTTGTGAAAAATTAGATATAGACGCTCTCAGCCTGTCTAGTGGAGCAGGTCATGATTCTGGAAATTTTGTAGACTTTTGTGAGCAGGGAATGGGAATGATCTTCATCCGTTCCAAGGATGGTATCAGTCATAACCCAGCGGAATGGAGCTCTATGGAAGACTGTGCTGATGGAACAGAAGTTTTGTATCATACAATATTAGACTTGGCTGTGCCTGTACAAATCGAATAG
- a CDS encoding bifunctional 4-hydroxy-2-oxoglutarate aldolase/2-dehydro-3-deoxy-phosphogluconate aldolase, with amino-acid sequence MHTLQSIYKNKLVAVIRGATEEEIIPIAKALHEGGVNILEITAETPSVLSLLKRVSYEFGNEVTVGAGSVLDSETARNVIMAGAKFIFAPTVNVETIQMAKRYGVVSIPGAMTPTEILTAYEYGADIIKIFPAGVLGPKYVKDLHGPLPHIPLMPTGGVDLDNIREYFQNGAVAAGVGGSLVDAKKTIDKTALRELTKKAIQFREKIS; translated from the coding sequence ATGCACACATTACAGTCTATTTATAAAAACAAGTTAGTCGCAGTGATTCGTGGTGCTACAGAAGAAGAAATTATCCCTATTGCTAAAGCTCTCCATGAGGGCGGAGTGAATATATTGGAAATCACAGCAGAAACACCGAGTGTATTATCATTACTCAAGCGTGTATCCTATGAATTTGGTAATGAAGTAACCGTTGGCGCGGGTAGTGTGTTAGACTCGGAAACGGCGCGAAATGTGATCATGGCTGGTGCAAAATTTATTTTCGCGCCTACGGTAAACGTAGAGACAATTCAAATGGCAAAACGATACGGGGTAGTCAGCATTCCCGGTGCTATGACTCCGACGGAAATTTTGACGGCTTATGAATATGGTGCGGATATTATTAAGATTTTTCCAGCAGGAGTGTTGGGACCGAAATATGTAAAAGATTTACATGGTCCTCTACCCCATATTCCACTGATGCCAACAGGTGGGGTAGATCTTGATAATATTCGAGAATACTTCCAAAATGGAGCGGTAGCAGCAGGTGTCGGTGGTTCACTCGTCGATGCAAAAAAGACAATAGATAAAACAGCATTGCGGGAACTTACGAAAAAAGCAATTCAATTTAGAGAAAAAATTAGCTAG
- a CDS encoding enolase C-terminal domain-like protein, whose product MSNLIINNVKTILTAPQGFNLVIVKVETSEPNLYGLGCATFTQRHLAVKTAIDEYLKPFLIGKDPSRIEDIWQSAMGNSYWRNGPVLNNALSGVDMALWDIKGKIAGMPVYELLGGKCREGAAVYRHAYGNDILSLEESVQRYMEEGYHYIRCQMGDYGDHGKIVPPEGALTGAYFDPRAYVRSIPRMFEEIRNKVGFDIELLVDVHERLSPIDAVHLSKQLEPYGLYFLEDPLAPEQLEWFRMIRNQSSTPIAMGELFNNPREWLPLITEGLIDFIRVHISQIGGITPAKKLATFCEMFSVRTAFHGPGDLSPIGHMAHLHLNICSSNFGVQEWYGLSEQLEEVFPGCPSIKKGYVYPNDQPGLGIDINEEEAAKYPCSTEFSAWTLSRGRDGTYVRP is encoded by the coding sequence ATGTCTAATTTAATCATTAATAACGTCAAAACAATTCTTACAGCTCCGCAAGGATTTAACCTTGTTATTGTTAAAGTGGAAACTTCAGAACCAAATCTCTATGGTCTAGGTTGTGCGACCTTCACTCAACGTCATTTAGCTGTAAAGACAGCAATAGATGAATATTTAAAACCATTTTTAATAGGGAAAGATCCCTCTCGTATTGAGGATATTTGGCAATCTGCAATGGGTAATTCTTATTGGAGAAACGGGCCAGTTTTAAATAATGCTCTTTCCGGGGTAGATATGGCACTATGGGATATAAAAGGAAAAATAGCAGGCATGCCAGTTTATGAATTATTAGGAGGAAAGTGTCGCGAAGGAGCAGCCGTTTATCGACACGCTTATGGTAATGATATTTTGTCGTTAGAAGAATCCGTACAACGTTATATGGAAGAGGGCTATCATTATATTCGCTGTCAAATGGGTGATTACGGTGATCACGGGAAGATCGTACCTCCAGAAGGTGCCCTTACAGGAGCTTATTTTGACCCGAGAGCGTATGTGCGAAGCATTCCTCGTATGTTTGAGGAAATCCGTAATAAGGTTGGTTTTGATATAGAACTTTTAGTTGACGTTCATGAACGACTGTCACCTATCGATGCTGTACATTTATCTAAGCAATTAGAGCCTTATGGTCTCTATTTTCTCGAGGATCCGTTGGCACCTGAACAGTTGGAGTGGTTTCGAATGATACGAAACCAAAGTTCAACACCTATTGCAATGGGAGAGCTTTTTAATAATCCACGTGAATGGTTACCGCTTATTACGGAAGGGCTAATCGATTTTATTCGTGTTCACATTAGTCAAATAGGCGGGATAACTCCAGCAAAGAAATTGGCGACCTTTTGTGAAATGTTTAGTGTGAGAACAGCGTTTCATGGCCCTGGCGATCTGTCACCTATCGGGCATATGGCACACTTACATCTAAATATTTGCAGTTCAAACTTTGGAGTTCAGGAGTGGTATGGATTATCAGAACAACTAGAAGAGGTATTTCCGGGCTGTCCAAGTATTAAGAAAGGTTATGTGTATCCCAATGATCAGCCGGGATTGGGAATCGATATTAATGAGGAAGAAGCTGCTAAGTATCCTTGTTCAACGGAATTCTCTGCATGGACATTATCCAGAGGACGTGACGGCACTTACGTACGACCATAA
- a CDS encoding cation:dicarboxylate symporter family transporter, which produces MSTPLNNDEDIKKKQPFYKGLFFQIIMAIVAGILIGYLWPNFGAALQPLATGFIKLIKMIISPLIFGVIVVGIAKVGDVKSVGRIGLKTIVYFEIITTLALIVGMVAANLISPGSGMAIDVSTLSQDELNSETGGAEMPGGVEFIMNIIPESVFSAFADNSLLQVLLFSLMFGFALLLVNEKQETMLLDALEQFNEVIFKIVGFIMKLAVPATFGAIAFSVGEYGLETLVSFAKLIGAAAVATIVFLVIISIILRIFGGVNLVKLILYFREEIVLAFATGSSEAVMPRTIKKLEDIGCERAVVGLVVPTGYSFNLDGASIYLAVSIVFLAQVTGANMSFVDQLIILGILLLTSNGMAGVPGSAFVALSATAAATGFIPVAAVALMLAPDRFMGAMRTTTNLVGNIVATIIVARWEKMFDIDQARWTLSNENRHQIREQIAEKKTGGL; this is translated from the coding sequence ATGTCTACTCCTTTAAACAATGATGAAGATATCAAAAAGAAACAACCTTTTTATAAGGGGTTATTTTTTCAGATTATCATGGCTATTGTTGCAGGTATTTTAATAGGATACTTATGGCCTAACTTTGGCGCAGCACTTCAGCCTCTTGCTACGGGATTTATTAAGTTAATTAAAATGATTATCTCACCACTTATCTTCGGTGTCATTGTTGTAGGGATAGCAAAAGTCGGTGATGTAAAGTCTGTTGGTAGAATTGGACTTAAAACAATTGTATATTTTGAAATTATTACAACCTTGGCTTTGATAGTGGGCATGGTCGCGGCAAACCTTATATCCCCTGGCTCAGGAATGGCCATTGATGTTTCAACGTTGAGCCAAGACGAACTCAATAGTGAAACCGGTGGTGCTGAAATGCCGGGTGGTGTGGAATTTATCATGAATATAATTCCTGAAAGTGTCTTTAGTGCATTTGCTGATAATTCTCTCTTGCAGGTTCTTTTATTTTCATTAATGTTTGGATTTGCTCTTTTGTTAGTTAATGAAAAGCAGGAAACGATGCTTTTGGATGCACTAGAACAATTTAACGAAGTTATTTTTAAAATTGTTGGCTTCATTATGAAATTGGCTGTACCTGCTACGTTTGGAGCTATTGCCTTTAGCGTTGGGGAATACGGACTGGAAACACTAGTATCTTTCGCAAAGCTCATCGGTGCAGCGGCAGTGGCTACTATTGTTTTTCTGGTTATCATTAGTATAATCTTGCGTATTTTTGGGGGTGTCAATCTTGTAAAACTCATACTGTACTTTCGAGAAGAGATTGTATTGGCATTTGCTACTGGATCATCGGAAGCAGTAATGCCGAGAACAATAAAAAAGTTGGAGGATATTGGGTGCGAACGAGCAGTGGTTGGTCTTGTAGTGCCAACCGGATATTCATTTAATCTAGATGGTGCTTCAATCTACCTTGCTGTTTCAATAGTGTTCCTTGCACAGGTGACAGGTGCAAATATGAGCTTTGTAGATCAATTGATTATTTTGGGGATTCTCTTACTCACCTCTAATGGAATGGCAGGAGTACCAGGATCAGCCTTTGTGGCCCTTTCTGCAACTGCTGCTGCCACTGGATTCATTCCTGTTGCTGCCGTGGCCCTTATGCTTGCTCCTGATAGATTTATGGGAGCAATGCGTACAACGACCAATTTGGTTGGTAATATTGTGGCAACAATTATTGTTGCTCGATGGGAAAAAATGTTTGATATTGACCAAGCCCGTTGGACTTTGTCAAATGAAAACAGGCATCAAATAAGAGAGCAAATTGCAGAAAAGAAAACTGGCGGTTTGTAG
- a CDS encoding DUF3830 family protein, with translation MKKMKITSGDYIFVAELDEEGTPETSKWFLKQLPMEISVIQAAWSGPAVFSDLNWIGYDVPFEKATSYPLPSQVVFYPGDEKGNSGEIYIPYGGNCFACPRGQLAGNPFLHIIEGEEQLPEFGKKVRHEGAQKITFEEID, from the coding sequence ATGAAAAAAATGAAGATTACTAGTGGCGATTATATTTTTGTTGCAGAATTGGATGAAGAAGGGACTCCTGAAACTAGTAAGTGGTTTCTTAAACAGCTTCCAATGGAAATTTCTGTAATACAAGCAGCTTGGAGCGGACCAGCAGTATTTTCGGATTTGAATTGGATCGGTTATGATGTACCTTTTGAAAAGGCTACAAGTTATCCATTACCAAGTCAAGTTGTATTTTATCCTGGTGATGAAAAGGGGAATAGTGGTGAAATCTATATTCCTTACGGTGGCAATTGTTTTGCGTGTCCTAGAGGACAGCTTGCTGGCAACCCATTCTTGCATATTATAGAAGGAGAAGAGCAATTACCAGAGTTCGGTAAAAAAGTTCGTCACGAAGGTGCTCAAAAAATAACTTTTGAAGAAATTGATTAA
- a CDS encoding DUF3830 family protein, with amino-acid sequence MTHIKMKSGDFTFTARLDEEGTPETSKWFLKQLPFKISVIQAAWSGPAFFTDLNWIGFDVPFEKATSYPLPGQVIMYPGDERGNSGEIYIPYGGNCFACPRGQLAGNPFLIITEGVEQLEVFGRKVRWEGAQEIAFEKVE; translated from the coding sequence ATGACACATATTAAGATGAAGAGTGGCGATTTCACGTTTACAGCTAGACTGGATGAAGAAGGGACACCTGAAACCAGTAAATGGTTTCTTAAACAGCTCCCGTTTAAGATCTCGGTAATTCAAGCAGCTTGGAGTGGGCCGGCATTTTTTACAGATTTGAACTGGATTGGATTTGATGTTCCTTTTGAAAAGGCAACCAGTTACCCTCTCCCCGGTCAAGTTATCATGTACCCTGGCGATGAAAGAGGGAACAGCGGGGAAATTTATATCCCTTATGGTGGTAACTGTTTTGCCTGTCCTAGAGGCCAATTGGCGGGAAACCCCTTCCTAATTATTACTGAAGGTGTGGAGCAGTTGGAAGTATTTGGTCGTAAAGTTCGATGGGAAGGCGCTCAGGAAATAGCATTCGAAAAAGTAGAATAA
- a CDS encoding CapA family protein translates to MNKISFSITGDALVTQRMPKNDQRLLDIHGLLMKSDVRFTNLETSIHNYENDVYPSRHSGGDWIAASPGILSDLRWLGFNIMSAPNNHSMDWSHNGLVKTIENLEREGIVYAGVGMNLAEASRPKYLETPKGRVAIIAVNTTFRDWHPAGEQRSDFIGRPGINPLHFATIHRVRKDDLESLKTVARQTEINKRVNNDKEEIFQFGDYLFEVGEPGTYTTMDKKDANQIKKSIQEAIRMADIVLVSNHSHEMKGTDKSQLADFQQEFAHMCIDAGANAYIGHGPHVIRGIEIYKERPIFHGLGDFFYQAELIEKQPAEFYDKYGEFGPGYVTSDGYDFRIKNEGKMNNETNPKTYESFIGNFNLIEGCVQNITIHPITLGFEKRRPGRGTPELASKEAGERILNELRELSSPFGTNIQSRDGIGVIETGTNTLSLS, encoded by the coding sequence TTGAACAAAATATCCTTTTCGATTACAGGAGATGCACTGGTCACACAAAGAATGCCTAAAAATGATCAAAGACTTTTGGATATACATGGACTTTTAATGAAATCGGATGTCCGATTCACCAATTTGGAAACCTCCATACACAATTATGAAAATGATGTATACCCATCACGACATAGTGGCGGAGATTGGATAGCGGCTTCACCTGGTATTTTGTCTGACTTGAGGTGGTTGGGATTTAACATTATGTCTGCACCGAATAATCATAGTATGGATTGGTCTCATAACGGACTTGTGAAGACCATTGAAAACCTAGAACGGGAAGGTATCGTATATGCAGGTGTTGGCATGAATTTGGCTGAAGCCAGTCGCCCAAAATATTTGGAGACCCCTAAAGGAAGAGTGGCTATCATAGCAGTTAACACGACATTTCGGGATTGGCATCCAGCAGGGGAACAACGATCCGACTTTATAGGAAGACCGGGAATCAATCCCCTTCACTTTGCTACTATCCATAGAGTCAGAAAAGATGATTTAGAAAGTCTTAAGACTGTCGCACGACAAACAGAAATCAATAAACGAGTAAACAATGATAAAGAAGAGATTTTTCAATTTGGAGACTATCTGTTTGAAGTTGGTGAACCTGGTACGTATACAACAATGGATAAAAAGGATGCAAACCAAATCAAGAAGTCAATACAAGAAGCTATTCGTATGGCTGATATCGTCCTTGTCAGCAATCATTCTCATGAAATGAAAGGAACAGACAAGAGTCAATTGGCAGATTTCCAACAGGAGTTTGCCCATATGTGTATTGATGCTGGAGCTAACGCATATATCGGGCATGGTCCTCATGTCATAAGAGGGATTGAAATTTATAAAGAGCGTCCGATTTTTCATGGACTTGGTGATTTCTTTTACCAGGCTGAACTTATTGAAAAGCAGCCGGCAGAATTTTATGACAAATATGGTGAATTTGGTCCTGGATATGTTACATCGGATGGGTATGACTTTCGGATAAAAAATGAAGGGAAAATGAATAATGAGACCAACCCGAAGACGTATGAATCATTCATTGGTAATTTTAATCTCATTGAAGGATGTGTACAAAATATTACCATCCACCCTATAACGCTTGGGTTTGAGAAGCGCCGTCCTGGGCGTGGCACTCCCGAATTAGCTTCCAAAGAGGCTGGGGAAAGAATTTTAAATGAACTTCGGGAACTCTCCTCACCATTTGGTACAAATATACAATCGAGAGATGGTATTGGAGTAATTGAAACGGGGACAAATACACTGTCTTTATCTTAG
- a CDS encoding YfcC family protein produces MAIKQKEVYENENKKKFRFTMPDAYVIIFSILLIAAIATLILPSGEYSRETVDGVTRVVPDSYQTTESEPLGFMDIPLSIQNGMVETAELIFLVLIIGGAFAVIESTGTINALIKSSIAKTKNKEYLLIAVVCIVFSVFGALGILTNAQIAFIPIGIILARSLGLDAIIGVALIKLGADAGHSVASLDPISTGLAQNIAELPLFSGVTLRLVLTLFILAATILYICYYTKKVKDNPEKSYMGKERFPTYDSSVSENEEVQFTGTHKLVLTLLALCMGFYIFGVFNYDWTTSHMAAIFIVVAIGTAVIARLTPNKLVKVFTKGTQQLAYGALIIGLARSIIILLENQQVLDTIVHGLSAAISPLSSYTGAIAMFVMNALFNLFVSSGSAQAAIVMPLMTPLADIMEIPRQVAVLAYKLGDGFTNVITPASGTLMACLAVAGVSWIKWIKFILPLVAIWTVLAIIFLSIAVVINWGPF; encoded by the coding sequence ATGGCTATTAAACAAAAAGAAGTATATGAGAATGAAAACAAAAAAAAGTTCCGCTTTACTATGCCGGATGCATATGTGATTATATTCTCTATTTTATTAATAGCAGCTATTGCCACATTAATCCTTCCATCGGGCGAGTATAGTAGGGAAACAGTCGATGGTGTTACAAGAGTTGTTCCAGATAGTTATCAAACCACAGAATCTGAACCATTAGGGTTTATGGACATACCTTTGTCCATTCAAAATGGCATGGTGGAAACAGCTGAATTGATCTTCCTTGTTCTTATTATTGGAGGGGCATTTGCAGTAATTGAATCTACCGGAACTATTAACGCTTTAATTAAAAGTTCCATTGCCAAAACCAAAAATAAAGAATATTTATTAATTGCAGTAGTATGTATCGTTTTCTCCGTTTTTGGTGCTCTTGGTATTTTAACAAATGCACAAATTGCATTTATTCCAATCGGCATTATTTTAGCACGGTCATTAGGACTTGATGCAATTATTGGAGTAGCTCTCATTAAATTAGGGGCTGATGCCGGCCATTCAGTAGCTTCATTAGACCCAATAAGTACAGGCTTAGCCCAAAACATAGCTGAATTACCCTTGTTTTCAGGTGTTACTTTACGGCTTGTATTAACTTTATTTATATTAGCAGCAACTATTTTGTACATCTGTTATTATACAAAAAAGGTGAAGGACAATCCAGAAAAAAGTTATATGGGGAAAGAACGTTTTCCGACGTATGATAGTTCGGTCAGTGAAAATGAAGAAGTTCAATTTACAGGTACGCATAAACTAGTTCTCACATTGTTAGCGTTATGCATGGGTTTTTATATTTTCGGTGTTTTTAATTATGATTGGACAACAAGTCATATGGCAGCCATATTTATTGTTGTAGCAATTGGTACCGCTGTCATTGCTAGATTAACACCTAATAAATTGGTGAAAGTATTTACAAAAGGAACACAGCAATTGGCTTATGGAGCTTTGATTATAGGGTTGGCTCGATCTATTATAATTTTATTAGAAAACCAGCAGGTTTTAGATACAATAGTTCATGGCTTATCCGCAGCAATCTCTCCATTATCGTCTTATACAGGAGCAATCGCTATGTTTGTAATGAATGCCCTTTTCAATTTATTTGTCTCTTCTGGAAGTGCCCAGGCTGCTATTGTTATGCCACTAATGACTCCATTGGCTGATATAATGGAAATTCCCAGACAAGTGGCTGTACTAGCCTATAAGCTTGGTGATGGATTTACAAATGTAATAACACCTGCTTCAGGAACGTTAATGGCTTGTTTAGCAGTTGCCGGCGTTTCTTGGATAAAGTGGATAAAATTTATCTTACCACTTGTTGCAATATGGACTGTGCTTGCTATCATATTCTTATCCATTGCTGTTGTGATAAATTGGGGGCCGTTTTAA